AAAACCACTACCACCACCTTCTTCGGGTTCTAAGGGTACAAAAATCATGTTGATTCTATTGCTAATCCTATTTAATTTAATTTTTGTTTTAGGTCCTGCCATTGGAATCGGAGCGACAATTCTAGGGTTTTGTGTATCAGCGATTGCTTTAATCGTTTCTGGTGTTCTCGTATTGATAGTAGATCCTTTAAGTATTCTGTTCGGCTTTGATGTAGAATTTCAAGGCTTAACCGGCTGGCCACGGGGGTTAGGCCTTCTATTTACGAGTATGACGACTGTTGGGTTTGGACTGGTTTTAGGTGCTGTCAGTACTGTTTTTGCTAAAGGATATGTTTGGCTATTTAAAAAATATGGATATTGGATGGGAAAGGTCGTAAGGGGTGATTAATATGATAAAAAAAATGGCACTAACAGGAGTAATATTGCTCTTAATCGGCATCACAGGTGGAGCTGTTTTATTTTTTAGTACAGGTGGTTTCAAGGTTGGGAGAACAACAGTATCTATTAATGAATCATTTTCTATAGGAGATGTAGAGGAACTCTCAGTTCGTTCCACCACAATCGATATTCAGTACAAAATGAATGAGAAAAATGAGATTGTCGTTAGTCTAGAAGGAGATGCGACTGAAAATGTTGAAGTAGAAATTAAAGATAAGAAGTATGGGCAAAGTTTAGAGATTGAAATAGTTGAAAAGCAAAAATCTCTCGTTAGCTTTTTCCGTTCAGCAAACGTGCAAGCAACTGTTTATATCCCTGAAGACGGGATAAAAAAATTGATGCTTCAATCCACGACAGGAAATCTTGTAATAGAAGATTTTGACGGGGAATCATTTCGTTATCACACGACCACAGGGAATGTCAGAATGAATCAGTTTAATGGGAAAGTCGTAGAAGGTAAAACCACTACGGGGAATATGACAGGAAAAGAGCTCGATGCCAATCTTGAACTAACCTCAACAACAGGAGATATTGAAATCCAAGGAAAACTGAAGGAAGATATTGAATTGAAAACAACAACTGGCAATATTCTTATAGATGTGGAAACTGTACCAAAGGAATATGCCATTTCCTTCGACACTTCCACAGGAGACTTTATTGTCGATTGGCCAGAATTACAAGTGAAAAACGATGGGGATTATTCTCATACAACTGGCAATGGACCTAAAGTGAAAGTCAAAACGACAACAGGAGATGTTAACCTTATTTCAAGCCCAGACTAACAGAATAATTAGCCGGTTTATGAAAAGTCCTCACTTGTACTCGGGAATTCTTTTTAAGAGAAGGCTGTTTTCGCAAAGATTGCGGCTTTTCGAATAAAAAGGAATCCCTTGACTTGTATGATTTCGTGCTCTTTTCCTAATGAAAAATATTTCATTTCTAGATAAAAAAGAAGAAATCAATCGAAAAAAACCTACTGCCTGTTTTTTTCTTTGTGTCAAGAGTAGCAATGTATACGAAAAGAGCCTTAAAGAAATTACTTGAACAGGCAATTTAGGGAGAGAAGTAAAGTGGATAAAAGATAGACTGTTGAGTGTGAAGGAATAGGCTGCCTATTCTTTTTTTTAATAAATCTATCTTGATGAATACTTGGATAAATAGCATTCGAAAACAGTTAAAGTAAAAAACAATTTGAATTAAATTAGTCAAAATGGTCTTTACAATAGACTGTTTTCGAAAGGGAGGTCGGCATCTTGGATAAAGTATATTTTTTTCATCATTGGTCTGATTGTTAACGAACTAATTTTTTTCATACTCAGACGAAACAATACATTATGGTTTGAAACCTTAAATCAAGTCAGGAAATGCTACTTTGTCCGCCGATTTCACTTTAAACATTAGGATACTTGCTGGTTAGCGCTCCTTCGAACAGAAGATAACTTATTGTTTGATTTTTTGGTGGGCTTACCGAAATAATTAGTTCCAACAACGCCAATAATGATCACAATAGATCCTATGATATGATAGAAATGAAGTTCTTCCTGCAAAAAAATGACTCCAGCAATAATTGTAATGAGTGTGGCAAGATTGCTAAATACACTCATTTTTGATGCTTCTATTTTAGATAAGACATAATTTGAGAGATAGGAAGTAACGAGTGAAGATAAAATACCTAAGTACGCTATGGAGAGAATAAACTCCAGGTGCATAAAAGGGTGGAAAAATTGTTTAGTTGTACCGTTGAGCATATGATTACTAACAGCCATTCCATTGAACATTAGAAACCCAATTAAAGTCATAATATAAGTTAATTTTAATAGTGAAAAGCGTTGGGTTAACTTTCTAGCAAATACCTGATACATTGAGGATGCTATAGCTGATAGTAAAATGAATCCACTTCCAATTAAATTTGTTATTTCTGCTTCCACTCCCTTCATAAACAACAAGTAGATTACTCCAGATACCGATAAACTAATGAAGATGAGCTGAATGGGGGTGGATCTCTCCTTCAGAAATACTCCCGCAAGCACTAAAGTAAAGATAGGCACAGTTGCTTGAATAACTCCTGCTTCTGAAGAGGAGGTATGAACCAGTCCAAACACCTGCAATGAAAAAAATAACAATGGATAAAATATGGCAAGTGGTAGGATTTGAAAGAGATCTCGGAGATTGAAAGTTAAATTAACATTATGAAATTTCATTAAAAGGGTTGCACCAATTAATGCAATCGTAAATCGATGTGCGAGCGTATCCAATGGACTGGCAACGGTTAAGGTTATTTTGACAAACATGAACGAAAGTCCAATAATGAATGCATACATACATGCTGCGATATATGTTTTGGGTTTATTAGTCATAAAACCTATCCTCTCTAATTTGTATCCGGCCGGTAAAACTATTGTATTAAAAGATTACTATTATATAGTTAGAAAAAATAAGTATCTGTACCGATACAGATATGTTAGGGGGTACTTATGCTCAAATATGAATCGATAGGCGAGGATCTTCGTTATCAAATTACAATAGGAGACCTAAAATCGGGTGCAAAGTTGCCCTCTATCCGCAATCTTGCACAATCCTATTCTTGTAGTAAAAGTACCATACTAACCGCACTAAAGAATTTAGAAGACCAGCATTTGATCTATTCCATGCCTAAAAGTGGGTATTATGTTGTAGACAATCAAGCTCCACATAAACCATCCACCCCTGATTCCATCGACTTTGCAACGTCGTCACCAACGTGGCACGCTTTTCCTTATAATGATTTTTTACACTGCGTCAATAAAGCAATCGATACCTATCAAGAAGATTTGTTTCGATATGGTACGCCCAGAGGGCTGTCCTCATTATTGACAGAGTCAAAAAAATTGCTAGAGAAGTATCAAGTATTTACAAACATAGACAATATTTTTATTACTGCCGGTGTTCAACGTGCCCTTTCGTTACTAAGCGTTATGCCGTTTCCAAATAACCGAACAACCATCCTTGTAGAACAACCAAGCTATCACCTATATATGGACTTTTTAAAAACGTACCAACTACAAGCTGTTGGGATTAAACGCACGACAAAAGGCATCGATTTAGAAGAGTTAGAACGGATTTTTCGTCAGGGGATAATTAAGTTTTTTTATACAATGCCTCGATTTCATAATCCTTTAGGAACGTCTTATAGTAAGAAAGAAAAGGAATCTATTCTCCAACTTGCCCATAAATATGATGTGTACATTGTAGAGGATGATTATTTAGCGGATTTTGAACAAAATCCAAAAATCGATCCACTATTTACGAAGGATGTAAATGCACGGGTTATTTATGTGAAAAGTTTCTCTAAGATAATGTTTCCTGGTTTGCGGATTGGGCTCGCGGTCCTGCCAAATGCATTGAAAAGAAGTTTTCAACAATTTATTAACACTACCGATATTGATAGTTCGATGATTTCACAGGCAGCATTAGAGATTTATTTGAAAAGCGGTATGTTTGAACGATACCGAGCACAAGTCAGTCAAATCTATACTGCTAGAGCAAAAATCCTTCAACGCTCTCTCGAAACGCATTTACCAATGTATGAAAAGCCCACAGAAGTTACCATGAACAGCCATATTCTTTTGCCTAAACAGGTCGATATGAAAAAGCTCATTCATTATTTAACACAAAAGCGTATTTTATTAGAATCTATTGATGGAAATTATTTAGAGGGATTTTATCGAGAACGACTCTTAAAGCTACATATTTCAAATGTAAAAGTGGATAAAATTGAAGTTGGTATAAAAGAGATTTCCAGGGGTTTGGAAAATGTTAATAACTACTTTAGATAGGTCTCCTATCGTAATTTATGTTGCTATTGAATTCATAAGGAGCACATGCTTAATCAGAGCAAAGAATTGAGGGGTTCAATCAAACGTTTGATTATATGCAATACTGTATGAAAAGCATTGAAATAATAGATATTAAAATGATTAGATTAGATTTCTGAGGCTCCCCTCTTGGTAATTTCCCGTTGAATTAGGTATTCTTGAGTTAGATAACTAGGAGGAATGTAGATGAATTTAATACGGTGGTTCGAAAAAGGAATGAGTTTTGCTGATTATAAATCTTCTATGAATGTGCATCACGAAAACCTTCAAAATATTTACGAGAGCTTTCGACTTCCTCACATGGATATTCCATTTTTAAAGAAACTAAAAAATAAGAACCTAAAAGTAATTGTATTGACGGAGGATTGGTGTGGGGATGCAATGCTTAATATTCCAATATTAATGAAGGTTGCGGAAGAAGCAGGAATCGAATCCTCTTTTTTACAACGAGATTCGCACTTGGAATTGATGGATCAATATTTAACAAACGGTGTTTCACGAGCAATTCCAATTTTTATTTTTTTCAATGAGGCAGGAAAAGAAAAATTGGTATGGGGACCACGTGCACCTAAAGTGCAAAAACTGGTCGAGGATGAACGTGCCAAGCTTCCACCAAAAGAAGAGGAATCTTTCATGGGAAAACAGAAAGAGATGATTACGAATCTCACGAGTGCCTATATCCATGATCTTGACTTACGAGAAGAAGTTTATAACAGTTTAAAAACATCCTTGTACCATCAATTTTTAGTCTAAAATGAATTTCCAGTCACTTCCTATTCACGGAATACCGTTATTGTTGTTAAAATGGTATAGAAGTGAGGAGGAAGAATATGATACACCTTAAGACAAACGACATTGTGAAAGAAACTCTTGATAAATTTCCTCATAAAGTAAATGTTAAGCTAGGAAGTATTTTAAAAGAGCGAGGCATGACTCAAGGAGATCTCCACCGATTAACCGGACTCCGAGTGGCAACAATCAATGAACTAGTTCATTTTAAGAAAAACTCTTTAACGGTTGCTCATATTGTTTCGATTATGGTTGCTCTTCGTTTATATGATCTACGTGAATTAGTGGAGATTGAATTTGATGAAGAGATTGTAGATTATTTCCAAAAAGAAAAAAACATTATGGTCGACGGGTATACACCGGACTTACAAAATGTTTCGACCAGTAATGTAGCAAGAATAAATGAGAAGAAAGTTTCAGCTCATTCTTAATTAAAGGCTCTTTTCGTATACATTGTGGCTATATCATTTGATTTTTGACTAAACCCTCCATTTCATTGTTGATTTCTATTAAAAACAGACGAATCCAGCTCCAGCTGCAGTGGCTAGGGACTCGGGCATTTGTCAGCCCACTGCGTGAATCGGGATTCACTACGTGTACTGTCAGATGCCTGCCGTCCCTGGGCAGCCACTTCCGCTTTTCGTGATCCAGCTGCAGTGGCTAGGGACTCGGGCATTTGTCAGCCCACTACGTGAAGCAGGCTTCACTGCGTGTCCTGCCAGATGCCTGCCGTCCCTGGGCAGCCACTTCCGCTTTTCGTAATTGATGCCCGAAACAAAGTTATATCACAGATGATTAACTGATACGAAAAGCCACAATCTTTGCGAAAACAGCCTAATTAAAACAGCTTAGTTGCTGTTTTTTTGTTTTTTGAAGGAAGTGTAGTTAAAATCATCATCTTTCTAATATAGTTGGCAGGAGTTGAGATAGAGATATCGAAATAGTTAATGAATAGGTTTTCATTTTTGTGAAATAGGGTAAATTCATTAGGAATTTTCAAATAAATAATTGGAGGAAAGGGTGACTAATACATGAAAATAGATTTCGGGAAAGTAGCCCAACCGTATTTAAAGTCACGCGATGATATTCCGAATAATTTTTTTGAGAGTTTAGCTCTCAGAGGAATACAGTTTAAAGGTAAGCGGATAGCGGATATAGGCGCAGGAACAGGAGTACTTACGCGAAAGATCCATAAAAGAGGAGGCGAAGTAGTCGGTATTGAGCCTTCGACCTTAATTGATGTCGCACAGCAACTGAATGAGAAATATTTGACATCGGTTCCCTATCGCAAGGAATATGCTGAACAAACATCCCTTCAAGATCAAGAGTGTGATCTTGTCACCGTCTTTCGAGCATGGCACTGGTTTGATCGTGAAAAAACGATTAAAGAAGTGGATCGAATCTTGAAAAATCATGGTGTGATGATAGTAGGAGACTCAGGATTTTCACTGACTCATCCACTCGTTCAAGAAACTTTATCGTTTTTGCAAAAAAGAAGTACTGTTAAAGCGCCAGGTTCTAAGGCCGAAAGTAAACAAAGAATTAATGGTTTTCCTGTAGAGTGGTTTACTGAGTGGGAAGACGGGGGCTTTGATATCATCGAAATGTACAAGAAACAGTATGAGGTTTCATTTACCATTGACCAATGGTGTGACCGAATTGAGTCGATTTCTTGGCTTGCAGAGGAGAAGGCGGATCGCCGTCAAGAAGTAATGAATGAATTGAAAGAGCATCTTATTCATACATATGCGATGCAGGAGCTCGTCACTATTCCACATACCTACCAATTAGTCATCTTGAAGAAGTTGAAAAAATAGGTTGTGGAGGAGCTAGTGGATAGATATGTGAACCATTTGTATTTGCAGAAAGAACCGCCTGGCGGTAATTATTTACAGCGTTTAATTCAACATCATCTTCTTCGTATTCCTTATGAAACTATTAGCAAGTTTCATTATTTTGTACATGGTCCACAACCTATCCCGGCGTTTAGTGAGTTCATGGATAACTTGGAACATCAACATTGGGGAGGAACATGCTTTACACTCAATATTAACTTTGCAAGATTACTCAATGAGCTTGGTTTTCAGACGAATTATGTGCGTGTCAATCCAGGACATCTGGGGCTGATGGTGACTCTTGAAGGAAGACGGTACTACGTAGATGTTGGTTATGGCTCGCCAATAATGAAGCCG
This DNA window, taken from Bacillus sp. 2205SS5-2, encodes the following:
- a CDS encoding DMT family transporter → MTNKPKTYIAACMYAFIIGLSFMFVKITLTVASPLDTLAHRFTIALIGATLLMKFHNVNLTFNLRDLFQILPLAIFYPLLFFSLQVFGLVHTSSSEAGVIQATVPIFTLVLAGVFLKERSTPIQLIFISLSVSGVIYLLFMKGVEAEITNLIGSGFILLSAIASSMYQVFARKLTQRFSLLKLTYIMTLIGFLMFNGMAVSNHMLNGTTKQFFHPFMHLEFILSIAYLGILSSLVTSYLSNYVLSKIEASKMSVFSNLATLITIIAGVIFLQEELHFYHIIGSIVIIIGVVGTNYFGKPTKKSNNKLSSVRRSANQQVS
- a CDS encoding aminotransferase-like domain-containing protein — encoded protein: MLKYESIGEDLRYQITIGDLKSGAKLPSIRNLAQSYSCSKSTILTALKNLEDQHLIYSMPKSGYYVVDNQAPHKPSTPDSIDFATSSPTWHAFPYNDFLHCVNKAIDTYQEDLFRYGTPRGLSSLLTESKKLLEKYQVFTNIDNIFITAGVQRALSLLSVMPFPNNRTTILVEQPSYHLYMDFLKTYQLQAVGIKRTTKGIDLEELERIFRQGIIKFFYTMPRFHNPLGTSYSKKEKESILQLAHKYDVYIVEDDYLADFEQNPKIDPLFTKDVNARVIYVKSFSKIMFPGLRIGLAVLPNALKRSFQQFINTTDIDSSMISQAALEIYLKSGMFERYRAQVSQIYTARAKILQRSLETHLPMYEKPTEVTMNSHILLPKQVDMKKLIHYLTQKRILLESIDGNYLEGFYRERLLKLHISNVKVDKIEVGIKEISRGLENVNNYFR
- a CDS encoding DUF4097 family beta strand repeat-containing protein, encoding MIKKMALTGVILLLIGITGGAVLFFSTGGFKVGRTTVSINESFSIGDVEELSVRSTTIDIQYKMNEKNEIVVSLEGDATENVEVEIKDKKYGQSLEIEIVEKQKSLVSFFRSANVQATVYIPEDGIKKLMLQSTTGNLVIEDFDGESFRYHTTTGNVRMNQFNGKVVEGKTTTGNMTGKELDANLELTSTTGDIEIQGKLKEDIELKTTTGNILIDVETVPKEYAISFDTSTGDFIVDWPELQVKNDGDYSHTTGNGPKVKVKTTTGDVNLISSPD
- a CDS encoding DUF1700 domain-containing protein, which translates into the protein MTKEEYLQRLELALFDLPTERQKEIMDHYNRRIELGFSYEKEVEEMMEYLGTPEEVAAKIWVEEKEKKAPKETPSKPLPPPSSGSKGTKIMLILLLILFNLIFVLGPAIGIGATILGFCVSAIALIVSGVLVLIVDPLSILFGFDVEFQGLTGWPRGLGLLFTSMTTVGFGLVLGAVSTVFAKGYVWLFKKYGYWMGKVVRGD
- a CDS encoding helix-turn-helix domain-containing protein, coding for MIHLKTNDIVKETLDKFPHKVNVKLGSILKERGMTQGDLHRLTGLRVATINELVHFKKNSLTVAHIVSIMVALRLYDLRELVEIEFDEEIVDYFQKEKNIMVDGYTPDLQNVSTSNVARINEKKVSAHS
- a CDS encoding class I SAM-dependent methyltransferase, whose product is MKIDFGKVAQPYLKSRDDIPNNFFESLALRGIQFKGKRIADIGAGTGVLTRKIHKRGGEVVGIEPSTLIDVAQQLNEKYLTSVPYRKEYAEQTSLQDQECDLVTVFRAWHWFDREKTIKEVDRILKNHGVMIVGDSGFSLTHPLVQETLSFLQKRSTVKAPGSKAESKQRINGFPVEWFTEWEDGGFDIIEMYKKQYEVSFTIDQWCDRIESISWLAEEKADRRQEVMNELKEHLIHTYAMQELVTIPHTYQLVILKKLKK
- a CDS encoding thioredoxin family protein, coding for MNLIRWFEKGMSFADYKSSMNVHHENLQNIYESFRLPHMDIPFLKKLKNKNLKVIVLTEDWCGDAMLNIPILMKVAEEAGIESSFLQRDSHLELMDQYLTNGVSRAIPIFIFFNEAGKEKLVWGPRAPKVQKLVEDERAKLPPKEEESFMGKQKEMITNLTSAYIHDLDLREEVYNSLKTSLYHQFLV